In one Serinus canaria isolate serCan28SL12 chromosome 2, serCan2020, whole genome shotgun sequence genomic region, the following are encoded:
- the ABRA gene encoding actin-binding Rho-activating protein — MSHIFHRHQGLLLLFKSVWSSSEGITHLRKPIQKVLSRRGEARMAADSSMAPEEKPSAAPVRRAVHKIRMASQVFSLARGWQQWASDHHVKQEQEPSGWVPTAESSSAQPVPEGSFEKWQMPTVKRDQEKDDEKSLAKDSVTIRDAEKNARESDEDLKMFSIKSKEVTKTVVSKAYERGGDVSLLSERYENNNSSSEMTKLKEESSAIDKILSNKLPSSIRRKCSNVVSELTKGWEKMEDEDRDGGKGELLLKCRDDSLDAQDSGYGEAEDKLEQEDSDQEVTAVRIKRAVPSLASRLSEEARSKARRKCSAVHSLKDRWQEWADQHIATQKLNPFSEEFDHELAMATRLHKGDEGYGRPKEGTKTAERAKRAEAHIHREIRDMCFIIESMAKPRPDGKIQVTFGELFDRYVRISDKVVGILMRARKHGLVDFEGEMLWQGRDDNVIITLLK, encoded by the exons ATGTCACATATTTTCCACAGGCATCAAGGGCTCCTGCTTCTATTTAAATCTGTGTGGTCCTCTTCAGAGGGCATTACTCACCTCAGGAAGCCCATTCAGAAGGTGCTGAGCAGGAGGGGAGAAGCCAGGATGGCAGCAGACAGCAGCATGGCTCCCGAAGAAAAGCCAAGCGCTGCTCCTGTGAGAAGGGCTGTCCACAAGATCCGGATGGCCAGCCAGGTCTTCAGCTTGGCACgaggctggcagcagtgggcaTCTGACCACCATGtaaagcaagagcaagagccCTCTGGATGGGTCCCCACTGCAGAAAGCTCAtcagctcagcctgtgccagaaGGTTCCTTTGAAAAATGGCAAATGCCAACCGTCAAGAGGGACCAAgaaaaagatgatgaaaaatCCTTAGCAAAGGATTCGGTGACAATAAGAGATGCTGAAAAAAACGCAAGGGAATCAGATGAAGACCTCAAAATGTTCAGCATTAAAAGCAAGGAGGTGACCAAAACAGTTGTCAGCAAAGCCTATGAACGAGGAGGCGATGTCAGCCTCCTCAGTGAAAGATACGAGaacaacaacagcagctccGAGATGACCAAACTCAAAGAAGAATCAAGTGCTATTGATAAAATTCTTAGTAACAAATTACCTTCAAGCATAAGGAGGAAGTGTTCAAATGTGGTATCAGAGCTGaccaagggctgggagaagATGGAAGAtgaggacagggatgggggcaagggagagctgctgctgaagtgccGTGATGACAGCCTGGATGCCCAGGACAGTGGCTATGGGGAAGCAGAGGACAAGCTTGAGCAGGAAGACAGTGAccaggaggtgacagcagtgagGATTAAACGGGCTGTCCCATCTCT AGCCAGCCGGCTGAGCGAGGAGGCGCGGAGCAAGGCGCGCAGGAAATGCAGCGCCGTGCACAGCCTCAAGGACAGGTGGCAGGAATGGGCCGACCAGCACATCGCCACGCAGAAGCTGAACCCCTTCAGCGAGGAGTTTGACCACGAGCTGGCCATGGCCACGCGCCTGCACAAAGGAGATGAAGGGTACGGCCGCCCAAAGGAAGGAACCAAAACTGCCGAGAGAGCCAAGCGAGCTGAAGCCCACATCCACCGGGAGATCAGGGACATGTGCTTCATCATCGAGTCCATGGCCAAGCCGCGGCCCGACGGCAAGATCCAAGTCACTTTTGGGGAACTCTTCGACAGATACGTTCGTATTTCAGACAAGGTTGTTGGGATTCTGATGAGAGCCAGGAAACATGGGCTGGTGGACTTTGAAGGAGAAATGTTATGGCAAGGAAGAGATGATAATGTCATCattactttattaaaataa